A stretch of the Zonotrichia leucophrys gambelii isolate GWCS_2022_RI chromosome 22, RI_Zleu_2.0, whole genome shotgun sequence genome encodes the following:
- the NKX6-3 gene encoding homeobox protein Nkx-6.3, translated as MDANLPGTFLLNGPSLGAFPEAKAPVCQYSVQSSFYKLAPPGLGAQLAAGTPHGISDILGRPAAAPNGGILPGYPHAGGLNGLSSPGVYYGPQVGALPKAGGEYLPRGRSCWAEAAPEWRGGRQCGGPPAHLADSIHKKKHTRPTFTGHQIFALEKTFEQTKYLAGPERARLAYSLGMTESQVKVWFQNRRTKWRKKSALEPSSSSQRAGGSGGERAASETEDDEYNKPLDPDSDDEKIRLLLRKHRAAFSMLGLGTHSG; from the exons ATGGATGCCAACCTGCCGGGCACCTTCCTGCTCAACGGCCCCTCGCTGGGCGCCTTCCCCGAGGCCAAGGCGCCCGTTTGCCAGTACTCAGTGCAGAGCTCCTTCTACAAGCTGGCACCCCCGGGGCTGGGCGCCCAGCTGGCTGCGGGCACCCCGCACGGCATCTCCGACATCCTCGGCCGGCCCGCGGCGGCGCCGAACGGCGGCATCCTCCCCGGGTACCCGCACGCGGGCGGATTGAACGGACTGAGCTCGCCGGGCGTCTATTACGGGCCCCAGGTGGGCGCCCTCCCCAAGGCCGGGGGCGAGTACCTGCCCAGGGGCCGGAGCTGCTGGGCGGAGGCGGCCCCGGAGTGGCGGGGCGGCCGGCAGTGCGGCGGCC CCCCTGCTCACCTGGCTGACAGCATCCACAAGAAGAAGCACACGCGCCCAACCTTCACAGGACACCAGATCTTTGCTCTGGAGAAGACATTTGAGCAGACCAAGTACCTGGCGGGTCCGGAGCGGGCACGGCTGGCCTATTCCCTGGGCATGACCGAGTCCCAGGTGAAG GTCTGGTTCCAGAACCGCCGGACCAAATGGAGGAAGAAGAGCGCCCTGGAGCCCTCCTCATCCTCGCAGCGGGCGGGGGGCTCTGGCGGAGAGCGGGCGGCCTCCGAGACCGAGGACGATGAGTACAACAAACCCCTGGACCCGGACTCGGATGACGAGAAGATccggctgctgctgaggaagcaCCGTGCAGCCTTCTCAATGCTGGGCTTGGGCACTCACAGCGGCTga